Proteins encoded in a region of the Candidatus Brocadia sp. genome:
- the cas7c gene encoding type I-C CRISPR-associated protein Cas7/Csd2, producing the protein MTNAIYNDVTKRHDFVLLFDVTDGNPNGDPDAGNLPRVDPETMQGLVTDVCIKRKVRNFIDVTNGNKANMKIYVQNKGILANEQKRAYEAIKAEPGDSPNEEARKWMCQNYYDVRMFGVVMTTGKTKDSNKKWNCGQVRGPLQLTFARSIDPVIPLDLSITRVALTNAGDTGIGQEDDEIASSSQMGRKALLPYGLYLGYGFFTPTFAKDTGVSNEDLKLFWSALQNIWDIDHSASRGLMACRGLYIFSHNSELGNASAHTLFDRIKVKRNDNAESTRCFSDYKVSINETNFPEGVTLTKLVG; encoded by the coding sequence ATGACCAATGCCATTTACAATGATGTGACAAAACGACACGATTTTGTTCTTCTGTTTGACGTAACTGACGGCAACCCTAATGGTGACCCAGACGCAGGGAATCTTCCTCGGGTAGATCCTGAAACTATGCAGGGATTGGTAACTGATGTGTGTATTAAAAGAAAAGTTAGGAATTTTATAGATGTCACAAATGGCAATAAAGCTAATATGAAAATTTATGTGCAAAACAAAGGGATTTTGGCTAATGAGCAAAAACGTGCTTATGAAGCAATAAAAGCTGAACCCGGTGATTCTCCAAATGAAGAAGCTAGGAAATGGATGTGCCAGAATTATTATGACGTAAGAATGTTCGGTGTCGTAATGACAACTGGTAAGACAAAAGATAGCAACAAGAAATGGAATTGTGGCCAAGTTCGAGGGCCGCTACAACTTACTTTTGCACGTTCAATAGACCCAGTTATTCCTCTTGATCTTTCAATTACTCGTGTCGCTTTAACAAATGCTGGTGATACTGGTATTGGTCAGGAAGATGACGAAATAGCTTCGTCATCACAAATGGGAAGAAAAGCATTGCTTCCATATGGCCTTTATCTAGGATATGGTTTTTTTACACCTACATTTGCCAAAGACACCGGTGTATCGAATGAAGATTTGAAACTCTTCTGGTCGGCCCTTCAAAACATATGGGATATAGACCACTCTGCTAGCAGAGGGTTGATGGCATGTCGCGGGCTTTATATTTTTAGTCATAATAGTGAATTAGGTAATGCGTCTGCACACACTTTATTTGACAGGATAAAAGTAAAGCGTAATGATAACGCTGAATCAACGAGATGTTTTAGTGATTATAAAGTATCCATTAATGAAACCAATTTTCCTGAGGGTGTTACTCTTACAAAATTAGTAGGGTAA
- a CDS encoding four helix bundle protein produces MTDQKESPQLIPLHGGYRELQSYQMAEIVYDATIVFCNRFIDRRSRTHDQMVQAARSGKQNIAEGSMASGTSKKTELKLIGVARASLEELLLDFQDFLRQKGLPLWGKEHPKAKEIRSLCYQKNRSYMTYKTYVEQSSPEAAANTMICLIHQTNYLLDQQLRALEKEFLKNGGFTERLYRTRSQMRKTKEQDRYDK; encoded by the coding sequence ATGACCGATCAAAAAGAATCCCCGCAGCTTATCCCGCTGCACGGCGGGTATCGGGAGCTGCAGTCTTACCAGATGGCGGAGATTGTGTATGACGCCACGATAGTATTCTGCAACCGTTTCATTGATCGTCGGTCCCGTACCCATGACCAGATGGTGCAGGCGGCACGCAGCGGCAAACAGAACATCGCCGAAGGCAGCATGGCCTCGGGCACGTCCAAAAAGACCGAACTTAAGCTCATCGGCGTGGCACGGGCAAGCCTTGAAGAATTGCTCCTTGATTTTCAGGACTTTTTGAGGCAAAAGGGGCTGCCGCTTTGGGGAAAAGAGCATCCGAAAGCTAAAGAAATCAGAAGTCTCTGCTATCAGAAAAATAGGTCCTATATGACTTATAAGACCTATGTCGAGCAAAGCTCGCCGGAAGCTGCTGCAAACACCATGATCTGCCTGATTCACCAGACAAACTACCTGCTTGACCAACAGTTGCGGGCATTGGAAAAGGAGTTCCTGAAAAATGGTGGATTCACGGAAAGACTCTATCGTACACGATCACAGATGCGGAAAACAAAAGAACAAGACAGATATGACAAATAA
- the cas4 gene encoding CRISPR-associated protein Cas4, whose amino-acid sequence MTNKTYNEDDLIQLSSVEHYSYCPRQCALIHVEQTFDENLYTLRGRAVHETVDIESSHMLEGVRYERSLPIWSKRLNLVGKADMVEFHGNVPYPVEYKSGRHRIGHHESLQLCAQALCLEEMLGVKVEKGAIFWHASRERKEVVFTEDMRKQVEEVAVATHRMIAERYLPPPVNDKRCRDCSLKESCLPEVIHNKTRHHSITKKLFVVE is encoded by the coding sequence ATGACAAATAAGACCTATAATGAAGACGATTTAATCCAGCTCTCTTCAGTGGAACATTACAGCTACTGCCCGCGCCAGTGCGCACTCATCCACGTGGAGCAGACCTTTGATGAAAACTTGTATACCCTGCGCGGCAGAGCTGTGCATGAAACTGTTGATATAGAATCTTCTCATATGCTGGAAGGCGTACGATATGAAAGGTCGCTTCCTATCTGGTCAAAACGATTAAATCTTGTCGGGAAAGCAGACATGGTAGAATTTCATGGAAACGTTCCGTATCCTGTGGAATATAAATCGGGGAGACACAGGATCGGCCATCATGAAAGCCTGCAGCTTTGCGCACAGGCACTCTGCCTGGAGGAGATGCTTGGGGTGAAGGTGGAGAAAGGAGCCATCTTCTGGCATGCATCCAGAGAAAGAAAAGAGGTTGTTTTTACAGAGGACATGCGAAAACAGGTGGAAGAAGTTGCCGTCGCTACCCACAGGATGATTGCTGAAAGATACCTGCCACCACCAGTAAACGACAAGCGGTGCAGGGACTGTTCTCTCAAAGAATCGTGTTTGCCTGAGGTGATACACAATAAGACCAGACACCACAGTATAACGAAAAAGCTGTTTGTTGTGGAATAA
- the cas1c gene encoding type I-C CRISPR-associated endonuclease Cas1 has protein sequence MKQLLNTLYVMTQGAYLTLDHETVKVEVEGKTQLQVPLHHLGAIFTMGNVMMSPFLMHRCTENGKAVVFLNMNGQFLARVVGKTTGNVLLRQAQYVAASDANKAASIAKNIVAAKLQNSRQILLRGAREIENTGIEAGLRQAATSLSDALINLKKSGTIDETRGLEGISANAYFQVFDTMVKENRETFIMKSRNRRPPRDPMNALLSFIYTLLLNDCVSAAEGVGLDPQVGFLHAIRPGRPSLGLDLMEELRSILADRLALTLINLKQITEKDFEEREGGAVYLNEGGRKAVVVAYQKRKQDEFTHPLLEEKVPFGLIPHVQARLLARHLRGDMEEYIPVLYS, from the coding sequence ATGAAGCAGCTTCTGAATACACTTTATGTAATGACCCAGGGTGCTTACCTTACCTTGGACCATGAGACAGTAAAAGTGGAAGTTGAGGGGAAGACCCAGCTTCAGGTACCGCTCCATCATTTAGGGGCGATATTTACCATGGGAAATGTGATGATGAGCCCGTTTCTTATGCATCGCTGCACTGAAAATGGCAAGGCTGTCGTCTTTCTCAATATGAATGGTCAGTTTCTTGCCAGGGTTGTCGGAAAAACAACGGGAAATGTACTCCTCAGACAGGCACAGTATGTGGCAGCAAGTGATGCAAATAAGGCCGCCTCTATTGCAAAGAATATCGTAGCCGCAAAATTGCAGAATTCACGCCAAATACTTTTAAGGGGCGCCAGAGAGATAGAAAATACTGGGATAGAAGCGGGACTAAGACAGGCAGCGACATCCCTTTCTGATGCACTCATCAATCTTAAGAAAAGTGGTACTATTGACGAGACCAGGGGACTTGAGGGCATATCTGCCAATGCCTATTTCCAGGTCTTTGATACGATGGTCAAGGAAAATCGGGAAACCTTTATCATGAAAAGCCGTAACCGACGTCCGCCGAGAGATCCGATGAATGCGTTGCTATCGTTCATTTATACGCTCCTTCTCAATGATTGTGTATCTGCAGCTGAAGGGGTGGGACTCGACCCTCAGGTGGGTTTTCTGCATGCCATCAGACCGGGCAGACCCTCTCTGGGACTGGACTTGATGGAGGAATTACGTTCTATACTGGCAGACAGACTTGCCCTTACCCTTATAAACCTGAAACAGATTACAGAGAAGGATTTTGAGGAGAGAGAAGGGGGTGCAGTTTATCTCAATGAAGGGGGGAGAAAGGCCGTTGTCGTTGCATATCAGAAACGAAAGCAGGATGAATTCACCCATCCATTATTGGAGGAGAAAGTACCCTTTGGCTTGATTCCTCATGTTCAGGCGCGTCTCCTGGCAAGGCACTTACGCGGAGATATGGAAGAATATATTCCCGTTTTGTATTCGTAA
- the cas2 gene encoding CRISPR-associated endonuclease Cas2: MWVIVTYDVTTETKEGRRRLRRVAQACKNFGQRVQKSVFECSVDQAQFETLRRNLLKEIDVKEDSLRFYRLQEPRDAHVEEHGVNRTVFFDEPLII, from the coding sequence ATGTGGGTTATAGTCACGTATGACGTTACGACAGAAACAAAGGAAGGGCGCAGGAGGCTTCGCAGGGTTGCCCAGGCATGCAAGAACTTTGGTCAAAGGGTACAGAAGTCGGTCTTTGAATGTTCTGTGGATCAGGCGCAATTTGAGACGTTAAGACGCAATCTATTGAAGGAGATTGATGTAAAAGAAGACAGCCTTAGATTCTATAGGCTGCAGGAACCAAGAGATGCACATGTAGAAGAACATGGCGTTAACAGGACGGTATTCTTTGACGAACCTTTAATTATTTAA